A portion of the Spirochaetota bacterium genome contains these proteins:
- a CDS encoding NAD(P)H-dependent glycerol-3-phosphate dehydrogenase: protein MQHTTNTAVMKAVTVIGAGSWGTAVANVIAHNHPEIIVQIWSYEKDVARSINSQHVNTLYLPDVQLANNIVAYNDIKESAKGTDAVIIATPSKVVYDTCTRIRRYLDSNVYVGYLSKGFCKIGSGIYTMSQTIELALPFLMDKVCAIYGPSHAEEVCREYHTALHVASKSKASINFFMNLLQNEYLECIPSDDIIGVDCGSTLKNPAAIAAGIISNLPQCGDNLSGALIAQAHTEMIQLGRCMGAKEHTIMGIAGLGDLVATALSQHSRNRRFGREIAEQITQKGTTVGFLEKLLLRVKPENVLERMSKRMHYLVEGAYAIEPILQLADKYNLTMPVYRSLYDVLLNKRDPWLLIETIKNPAKYEILTRRARIKVKERKKGIERMSGLIFKNIVVERLMQQLCSENKKLQVMTNSREYKDVLQQHLHGHKEYSHELSLYNDLNESHYEKQLKTIIEFYYNSISDRYVYTFSLLILKLARMFFYLYGLLYRRRITEFFEERIGLTGDIKYLKKIVMTANPVYFCNAKDQADSLFVVLALIKFISIPLPRFCVDNRLMENKLLRFLFRLCGGYIVHTTRCASIIYRETLLQYMLSCVEHGIPVLYSNSMEDGSQDEQVIQDMVIEGLCELLQKTTEEIAVIPVAVGHKFYNPVTHPVSFLKLFRNVTKVHISRPITLSHFSSSPTLAEDTKMMLTLKQRHDIPIYPHYFIAYVLHSAGGSAHVEAIKAEIDSILKLRNLKHMYSVDDILREGMEFLISNNCIAHSGEIVVVLGDKKEAIKYFAGYIV from the coding sequence ATGCAACACACCACAAATACTGCCGTAATGAAAGCTGTAACTGTCATTGGTGCAGGTTCATGGGGTACTGCTGTTGCCAATGTAATAGCCCACAACCATCCTGAAATTATTGTCCAAATTTGGTCCTATGAAAAGGATGTTGCCCGTTCTATAAATTCTCAGCATGTCAATACACTGTACCTGCCTGATGTACAACTTGCAAACAACATTGTTGCATATAATGATATTAAAGAGTCAGCCAAAGGAACTGATGCAGTTATCATTGCCACTCCTTCAAAAGTTGTCTATGATACCTGTACACGAATCAGGCGTTATCTTGATTCAAATGTCTATGTTGGCTATTTATCTAAAGGATTTTGCAAGATTGGTTCAGGAATTTATACCATGTCACAGACTATAGAGCTTGCATTACCATTTTTAATGGATAAGGTATGTGCCATATACGGCCCAAGCCATGCTGAGGAGGTGTGCAGAGAATACCATACAGCATTGCATGTTGCCAGTAAATCAAAGGCTTCAATTAATTTTTTCATGAATCTGCTTCAGAATGAATATCTGGAATGCATACCATCAGATGACATCATTGGTGTTGATTGTGGTAGCACCTTGAAAAATCCTGCAGCAATTGCTGCTGGTATTATTAGTAACCTGCCTCAATGCGGGGACAACCTTTCAGGAGCATTGATAGCACAGGCTCATACAGAGATGATACAATTAGGGCGCTGTATGGGTGCAAAGGAACACACCATTATGGGTATAGCTGGCCTGGGTGATCTTGTTGCGACAGCGTTAAGTCAGCATAGCCGTAACAGGCGCTTTGGTAGGGAAATAGCAGAGCAAATAACCCAGAAAGGAACAACGGTTGGTTTCCTGGAAAAGTTGTTATTACGAGTAAAACCTGAAAATGTGCTGGAAAGAATGAGTAAACGCATGCATTACCTGGTTGAAGGGGCGTATGCAATTGAACCAATACTACAACTGGCTGATAAATATAACCTTACCATGCCGGTATACCGTTCATTGTATGATGTGCTTCTGAATAAGCGCGATCCATGGCTTCTCATTGAAACTATTAAAAATCCTGCAAAATATGAAATACTGACACGTCGTGCGCGAATAAAGGTTAAGGAACGTAAAAAAGGCATTGAGCGCATGAGTGGACTGATATTTAAAAATATTGTGGTTGAACGGCTTATGCAGCAATTATGCAGTGAAAATAAAAAACTTCAGGTGATGACCAATAGCAGGGAATACAAAGACGTGCTCCAGCAACACCTGCACGGGCATAAAGAGTATTCCCATGAACTATCGCTGTATAATGATCTTAATGAATCACACTATGAAAAGCAACTGAAAACAATTATTGAATTTTATTATAATAGTATTAGCGATAGATATGTGTATACATTTTCATTGCTGATACTGAAACTGGCAAGGATGTTTTTTTATCTATACGGATTGCTGTACCGCCGCAGAATCACCGAGTTTTTTGAAGAAAGAATTGGGCTAACTGGAGATATTAAATATCTCAAAAAGATTGTGATGACCGCAAACCCGGTTTATTTTTGTAATGCTAAGGACCAGGCCGATTCACTGTTTGTGGTTCTGGCACTTATTAAATTTATATCCATTCCCCTGCCGCGATTTTGTGTTGACAACAGACTTATGGAAAATAAGTTGCTACGGTTTCTTTTCAGGCTTTGTGGCGGATATATTGTACATACAACTCGATGTGCTTCGATTATATACCGGGAAACATTGTTGCAGTATATGCTTTCATGTGTTGAACACGGCATACCAGTATTATATTCTAATTCCATGGAAGATGGATCTCAGGATGAGCAGGTAATCCAGGATATGGTCATTGAGGGCCTGTGCGAATTGTTGCAGAAAACAACAGAAGAAATAGCGGTAATACCAGTTGCAGTTGGCCATAAATTTTATAATCCGGTTACTCATCCAGTTTCATTCCTGAAATTATTCAGGAATGTGACAAAAGTGCATATTTCCCGACCAATTACCCTTTCGCATTTTTCTTCCAGCCCCACATTGGCTGAAGATACTAAAATGATGTTAACGCTGAAACAGCGGCATGATATACCTATTTATCCTCATTATTTTATTGCGTATGTATTACATTCTGCCGGAGGAAGTGCACATGTTGAAGCCATTAAAGCTGAGATTGACAGTATACTGAAACTGCGTAATTTAAAACATATGTATTCTGTTGATGATATACTGCGTGAAGGTATGGAATTCCTTATTTCAAATAATTGTATTGCCCATAGTGGGGAAATTGTTGTTGTTTTAGGTGATAAAAAAGAAGCAATTAAATATTTTGCAGGGTATATTGTATAA
- a CDS encoding TIGR00725 family protein yields MKKTQIVIIGSADDTEHHDIAYAIGAFIAKNGWVLITGGRTGVMEAASQGAHDHGGIVVGILPFDRFDGANRYCDIVIPTGIGFARNSINVLSADVVISIGGKAGTLTEMAYAWHYGKPIISCVFTGGWSQRIVNEPIDDRNNGSCIYSAHSVEEACDILHKLVNT; encoded by the coding sequence ATGAAAAAAACTCAGATTGTCATTATAGGCTCAGCTGATGATACAGAGCATCATGATATTGCCTACGCAATAGGAGCCTTTATTGCAAAAAACGGATGGGTGCTCATTACTGGTGGTAGAACTGGCGTTATGGAGGCAGCTTCACAGGGTGCGCATGACCACGGAGGCATTGTGGTTGGCATATTGCCTTTTGACAGGTTTGATGGCGCCAACCGATACTGCGATATTGTTATCCCAACTGGTATAGGTTTTGCCCGAAACAGCATAAATGTGCTTTCAGCAGATGTTGTCATTTCCATTGGGGGAAAAGCAGGAACACTAACTGAGATGGCATACGCATGGCATTACGGCAAACCTATTATAAGCTGTGTGTTTACGGGCGGCTGGAGTCAACGGATTGTTAACGAACCAATTGACGATAGAAATAATGGCAGCTGTATATACTCTGCTCATTCAGTAGAAGAAGCATGTGATATTTTACACAAACTGGTGAATACCTGA
- a CDS encoding acyl-CoA dehydrogenase gives MDFNLSEEQQMVKDMCRKFAENELAPKAEHYDRTHEFPWEHVKKLGEMGMMGVVYPEEYGGSGMDYLTYAIAVEEISRGCASTGVIVSAHNSLCLSPIYYFGTEQQKKKYLPKLCSGEWIGCFGITEPNAGSDAAGTKTTAEFKNGKWVLNGTKNFITNGGVANVAVVMAVTEKGVGHKGLSMFIVEKGTPGFSVGKTEDKLGICASSTTELVFENCELPEENLLGKKGDGFKIAMHTLDGGRVGIAAQALGIAQAAMDAAVKYSLERVQFNQPIARQQAIQWMIADMATEIQAARLLTYQAAMLIGSGPDRRRYSKNAAMAKLFASEASHRATHKALQIFGGYGYIKDYPAERFYRDSRITEIYEGTSEIQRLVIASNVLSEYQ, from the coding sequence ATGGATTTTAATTTATCTGAAGAACAACAGATGGTCAAAGATATGTGCAGGAAGTTTGCAGAAAACGAACTTGCACCAAAAGCTGAACATTATGACCGCACACATGAATTTCCATGGGAACATGTTAAAAAATTAGGGGAAATGGGGATGATGGGTGTTGTTTACCCGGAAGAATATGGCGGATCGGGAATGGATTACCTTACCTATGCCATCGCTGTTGAAGAAATTTCCCGCGGGTGTGCATCAACAGGAGTTATTGTATCTGCTCATAACTCATTGTGCCTGTCACCTATTTATTACTTTGGTACTGAGCAGCAGAAAAAGAAATACCTGCCAAAATTATGCTCAGGTGAATGGATTGGCTGTTTTGGCATCACCGAACCCAATGCCGGTTCTGATGCAGCAGGGACCAAAACTACTGCTGAATTTAAGAATGGCAAGTGGGTACTCAATGGCACAAAAAATTTTATAACCAACGGTGGTGTTGCCAATGTTGCCGTTGTTATGGCAGTTACCGAGAAGGGCGTTGGCCATAAAGGCCTTAGTATGTTTATTGTGGAAAAAGGAACTCCGGGATTTTCAGTTGGCAAAACCGAAGATAAATTAGGAATATGTGCATCATCAACAACTGAACTTGTATTTGAAAACTGTGAGCTTCCTGAAGAAAACCTTTTGGGCAAAAAAGGTGACGGTTTTAAAATTGCCATGCATACTCTGGATGGCGGTAGAGTTGGCATTGCTGCTCAGGCATTGGGCATTGCACAGGCAGCAATGGATGCTGCTGTTAAATACTCGCTTGAACGAGTGCAGTTTAACCAGCCCATAGCACGTCAGCAAGCAATTCAATGGATGATTGCTGACATGGCTACTGAAATTCAGGCCGCACGACTTTTAACCTATCAGGCTGCAATGCTTATTGGTAGCGGCCCTGACCGCAGGCGTTATTCAAAAAATGCAGCCATGGCAAAACTTTTTGCTTCGGAAGCTTCGCACAGGGCAACACATAAAGCATTGCAAATTTTTGGAGGATATGGGTATATTAAAGATTACCCTGCAGAAAGATTTTACCGTGATTCAAGAATTACCGAAATATATGAAGGGACATCTGAAATACAGCGGCTTGTTATTGCATCAAATGTATTAAGTGAATACCAATAA
- a CDS encoding NAD(P)H-hydrate dehydratase, translating to MKVVTAQQMQEIDRITIQQYGIPGEVLMALAGKSVADYVLHTVKANSVAVFCGVGNNGGDGFVAAYLLSQHLPVDVFILGNTDKLTPSSKIYYDVCQHAKVRCFAISSESLPTIHWETYDCIIDALTGTGFSGKPKGLLEQVISYINKSGKMVIAIDMPSGLPADGAVESEPIVQAHTTITMGLPKINLVTYPGKYYAGNVIVADIGFPSALCTSGDICRQLIDEEFFTSNYRPATHYDAHKGANGHLLCIGGFDGMEGAILLCAKAAFAAGIGLVTLVTTQQSRAIIAGKIPEAITRALNATANEPFVKDMYNTVEFTSIYKEMLAQLENIVQLSRPTVCIIGPGLGRNASSAATVAACLKIAHTIKLPIIIDGDGLYCLAQLPEAKLPLHCIITPHFKEAERLTGTAVSDLKKNRLLSAEGLAHKIQCIVVLKGPASIVTNGSATYINTTGNPALATGGSGDVLSGIMGSLLAKGYEPAIAAALGVYIHGKAADVYYCETGNTMMQASDIVEYIRKAVKQT from the coding sequence ATGAAGGTAGTCACAGCGCAGCAAATGCAGGAAATTGACCGTATCACCATACAGCAGTATGGAATCCCCGGTGAAGTGCTGATGGCGCTGGCAGGCAAGTCAGTTGCTGATTATGTATTGCATACTGTTAAAGCTAACAGTGTTGCAGTTTTCTGCGGAGTGGGCAATAACGGAGGTGATGGCTTTGTTGCTGCATATCTGCTATCACAGCACTTGCCTGTTGATGTATTTATACTGGGTAACACCGACAAGCTTACACCTTCATCAAAAATATACTATGATGTATGCCAGCATGCCAAAGTACGGTGTTTTGCAATTTCCTCTGAATCGCTGCCAACAATACATTGGGAAACCTATGATTGTATCATTGATGCGCTGACCGGTACGGGATTTTCAGGCAAGCCAAAAGGTTTATTAGAGCAGGTGATTAGTTACATTAATAAAAGCGGAAAAATGGTCATTGCCATAGATATGCCAAGCGGGCTTCCTGCAGATGGTGCAGTTGAATCCGAGCCAATTGTACAGGCGCATACTACCATAACCATGGGACTTCCCAAGATTAATTTAGTTACCTATCCTGGCAAGTACTATGCAGGCAATGTCATCGTTGCTGATATTGGATTTCCTTCTGCGCTGTGTACATCAGGGGACATTTGTCGGCAGCTTATTGATGAAGAGTTTTTCACCAGTAACTATCGCCCCGCTACTCACTATGATGCTCATAAAGGCGCAAATGGCCATCTTTTGTGCATAGGCGGATTTGACGGTATGGAAGGTGCAATCCTGCTATGTGCAAAGGCCGCTTTTGCAGCAGGCATAGGGTTAGTAACACTCGTAACAACTCAGCAGTCGCGTGCAATTATTGCTGGTAAAATTCCCGAGGCCATCACGCGCGCTTTGAACGCTACAGCCAATGAACCTTTTGTAAAAGATATGTATAATACTGTTGAGTTTACGAGCATATATAAAGAAATGCTGGCACAACTTGAAAATATAGTACAGCTTTCACGTCCCACTGTGTGTATTATTGGTCCCGGCCTGGGAAGAAATGCAAGTTCAGCAGCAACAGTTGCAGCTTGCTTGAAAATTGCGCACACAATAAAGTTACCCATAATTATTGATGGTGATGGGTTGTATTGTTTAGCACAGCTTCCTGAAGCAAAGCTTCCTTTACACTGTATTATTACGCCACATTTTAAAGAAGCAGAACGGCTCACTGGTACTGCTGTCAGTGATTTAAAGAAAAACCGTTTGCTTTCAGCAGAAGGCCTGGCACATAAGATACAATGTATTGTAGTGTTGAAAGGCCCAGCATCCATAGTAACTAATGGTAGCGCTACCTATATAAACACAACGGGTAATCCTGCGCTTGCAACAGGAGGTTCGGGTGATGTGCTTTCGGGTATTATGGGGTCATTGCTTGCAAAAGGATATGAGCCTGCGATTGCAGCAGCACTGGGCGTTTACATACACGGCAAAGCTGCTGATGTCTACTACTGCGAAACTGGCAACACCATGATGCAGGCCAGTGATATTGTAGAGTATATACGTAAAGCGGTGAAACAAACTTAA
- a CDS encoding ABC transporter ATP-binding protein has protein sequence METVIVENITKRFGDFTAVDRVSFSVAKGEIFGLLGPNGAGKSTTIKMLCGLLQPDEGTGSVGGLDIVSQQWDIKKIIGYMSQKFSLYEDLTIEENLEFYGTVYGLSTNVLKQRMNFIYELVNIKDHRYSLVKNLPLGIKQRLALGSALIHDPQILFLDEPTSGVDPLMRRIFWDEIYTLAKEGKTVFVTTHYMDEAEHCNRIALIIAGRIIALDTPQGLKEKLPYTIVKIVTDSYLEAYNVLSKENFVIEVALFGTDLHVVLEKQCKQFTVIKKLLQSHNIHTVTIEPILPTLEDVFVMSAKG, from the coding sequence ATGGAAACAGTAATAGTTGAAAACATCACAAAGCGTTTTGGGGATTTTACTGCTGTTGATAGGGTAAGCTTTTCTGTAGCTAAGGGTGAAATTTTTGGACTGCTTGGACCCAATGGTGCTGGTAAAAGCACCACCATAAAAATGCTATGTGGATTATTGCAACCTGATGAAGGAACAGGAAGCGTAGGAGGACTTGATATCGTCAGTCAGCAGTGGGACATAAAAAAAATTATTGGCTATATGTCGCAAAAATTTTCCCTGTATGAGGATCTTACTATTGAGGAAAATTTAGAATTTTATGGCACAGTATATGGTCTTAGCACAAATGTTTTAAAGCAACGTATGAACTTCATTTATGAACTGGTAAATATCAAAGACCACAGGTACAGCCTGGTGAAAAACCTGCCCCTTGGCATTAAGCAACGCCTTGCATTAGGCTCGGCTCTGATTCATGATCCGCAGATTTTATTTCTAGATGAACCAACCTCAGGTGTTGACCCTTTAATGCGACGAATCTTCTGGGATGAGATTTACACACTGGCAAAAGAAGGTAAAACAGTTTTTGTAACAACCCATTATATGGACGAAGCAGAGCACTGTAACCGCATTGCACTTATTATTGCAGGAAGAATTATTGCCCTTGATACACCTCAGGGCTTGAAAGAAAAACTACCCTACACTATTGTAAAAATTGTGACCGATAGTTACCTTGAAGCATACAATGTGCTGAGTAAAGAAAATTTTGTTATTGAAGTAGCTCTCTTTGGGACTGACCTTCATGTTGTTCTTGAAAAACAATGTAAACAATTTACTGTCATAAAAAAACTGTTACAATCACACAACATTCATACTGTTACCATTGAACCAATACTCCCAACATTAGAAGACGTTTTTGTGATGAGTGCTAAAGGTTAA
- a CDS encoding ABC transporter permease, producing the protein MKLSLNNIRIMIKKEFALVMRDPKLRAIMIVPPILMSLVFGYAVNTDVTNVSFAVFDRDRTSLSRQFLQQFVASPYFQMYAYVDSPEQSLRLIEKGDIDFYLEIPNNFGKNLKIGKPVSLQVILDGTDSSRASVIQSYINALTLSYVQERFISTITIKVMQRLKSGISSGTIELIPRYWFNQDLKSINFYLPGVIAMLISLITIMLTAMSIVKEREAGTMEQIKVSPLKPNEYIIGKLVPFAIIAFVDIFIITAIAIFWFGIPFRGSFIFLLLCGAIYIISTLAIGLFISTVSSTQQQAMLSSFMFFVPAILLSGVIFPIYSMPLIFQLITYVNPMRYFVEIVRSVFLKGTGFTYLWQNMLILLIMGIGILRISVWQFGKRT; encoded by the coding sequence ATGAAACTATCGCTAAACAATATCAGGATAATGATAAAAAAAGAATTTGCTCTTGTCATGCGCGACCCTAAACTGAGGGCAATTATGATTGTGCCACCTATTCTTATGTCACTGGTGTTTGGCTATGCGGTTAATACTGATGTCACTAATGTCTCGTTTGCAGTTTTTGACAGAGACCGCACATCATTGAGCAGGCAGTTTCTTCAGCAGTTTGTTGCTTCCCCCTACTTTCAAATGTATGCATATGTAGATTCGCCAGAGCAATCATTGCGTTTGATTGAAAAAGGTGACATTGATTTTTATTTAGAGATCCCCAATAATTTTGGCAAGAATTTAAAGATTGGCAAACCTGTTTCATTGCAGGTGATATTAGATGGCACTGATTCTAGCAGGGCTTCTGTGATTCAATCATACATTAATGCATTAACACTTTCGTATGTGCAGGAACGCTTTATCAGCACCATTACCATAAAAGTGATGCAACGGCTAAAATCTGGCATTTCATCAGGTACCATTGAACTTATTCCACGGTACTGGTTTAATCAGGATTTAAAAAGCATTAATTTTTATCTTCCCGGAGTGATTGCGATGCTTATCTCCCTTATTACCATCATGCTGACGGCAATGTCCATTGTTAAAGAACGGGAAGCTGGCACCATGGAACAGATTAAGGTATCACCACTGAAGCCCAATGAATACATCATTGGCAAATTAGTACCCTTTGCCATTATTGCGTTTGTTGACATTTTCATCATAACCGCCATTGCCATTTTCTGGTTTGGCATTCCTTTCAGGGGTAGTTTCATCTTTCTTTTGCTATGTGGTGCAATTTACATTATTTCTACATTAGCCATTGGACTTTTCATATCAACCGTGTCATCAACACAGCAACAGGCCATGCTGTCATCATTTATGTTCTTTGTGCCGGCAATATTGCTTTCGGGCGTTATATTCCCCATATACTCCATGCCACTCATCTTTCAGCTTATAACGTATGTAAACCCCATGCGCTATTTTGTTGAGATTGTCCGCAGTGTATTTTTAAAAGGCACAGGGTTTACCTATCTGTGGCAAAACATGCTCATCCTTTTAATTATGGGAATAGGAATACTCAGGATAAGCGTTTGGCAATTTGGCAAAAGGACATAG
- a CDS encoding ABC transporter permease produces MKIIIRIMAIAQKEWIHIYRDIRSLILALITPAFLVLIFGYALNMDVKNVAFIIYDQDKTPTSRQFSEIFMHSEYLTCKGYVTKYNDIDSAIDSGKAVAALIIPYNFTENVKSGQSVHLQLIVDASDSMSATIASAYFNAIVSQYNIAWMQEHLNRAGFGSIQIPVNIESRVWYNEELQSKNFVVPGIIVIVLAIISALITSLAISREWERGTMESLITTPVRSWEVIAGKLIPYIFIGMFDVVITYVVGYFVFNIPVRGSFTELLLVSILFLIGTCTFGLVISSATRIQVLSIQVAMIATYLPTILLSGFIFPIKNMPIILQAITYIIPARYMIALIKGIALKGLAASLLTTQIIFMTVFACIMIIIGIKKINLRYAG; encoded by the coding sequence ATGAAAATAATTATACGAATTATGGCGATAGCTCAAAAGGAATGGATCCACATCTACAGGGATATCCGCAGTCTTATCCTTGCACTCATTACGCCTGCGTTTTTAGTGCTCATATTTGGTTACGCGCTGAATATGGATGTGAAAAACGTTGCATTTATTATCTATGATCAGGATAAAACACCTACATCACGACAATTTTCCGAAATCTTCATGCACAGTGAATACCTTACCTGCAAAGGCTATGTAACAAAATACAATGATATCGATTCAGCAATTGACAGCGGTAAAGCAGTTGCAGCGCTGATCATCCCGTACAATTTTACTGAAAACGTAAAAAGCGGGCAATCGGTGCACCTGCAGCTTATAGTAGATGCATCAGATTCCATGTCGGCTACTATCGCTTCAGCATATTTTAATGCTATTGTATCACAGTATAATATTGCATGGATGCAGGAACACCTGAACCGTGCAGGCTTTGGCTCAATACAGATACCGGTAAATATTGAAAGCCGTGTATGGTATAACGAAGAATTGCAGAGTAAAAATTTTGTAGTGCCAGGCATCATCGTTATAGTGCTTGCTATAATCAGCGCACTCATCACCTCTCTTGCAATAAGCCGTGAATGGGAACGTGGTACCATGGAAAGCCTTATTACAACGCCTGTGCGCTCATGGGAAGTGATTGCTGGCAAACTCATTCCCTATATTTTCATAGGCATGTTTGATGTGGTCATTACCTACGTTGTTGGCTACTTTGTATTTAATATTCCTGTCAGGGGAAGTTTTACCGAACTTTTACTTGTTTCAATATTATTCTTAATTGGCACCTGCACCTTTGGACTGGTTATCTCTTCGGCTACGCGCATACAGGTGCTTTCAATTCAGGTGGCAATGATAGCAACGTATCTGCCAACCATTCTTTTATCAGGTTTTATATTTCCCATTAAAAATATGCCAATTATCCTCCAGGCTATAACGTACATCATTCCGGCACGCTATATGATTGCACTCATAAAAGGTATTGCGCTAAAAGGATTAGCCGCATCACTGCTTACAACTCAGATCATTTTTATGACAGTGTTTGCATGTATTATGATTATCATTGGCATTAAAAAAATTAATTTACGGTATGCAGGATAG
- a CDS encoding ABC transporter ATP-binding protein: MIDVRNVTKSFGGIKAVNNINLTLRKGEIIGIVGPDGAGKSTLLRLVAGILQPDSGNLYFDGRPYDDDIYYVKEHIGYMPQRFGLYEDLTVLENITFFGKIFGMRQKEIQKMLPVLWRFSNLEPFKDRLAGKLSGGMKQKLGLACCLVHRPLVLLLDEPTNGVDPVSRREFWRILYDLCVEGVTIMVSTAYLDEAERCNRVALMYNGSFFTVDTPATVKSMIGKPLIEIQSKNPVGTEKMLRQHPHYCHAVRSGNAVRVFVDNVHRAKKEISLLCVKHRISVISIREVIPSLEDTFVEAIAKAQ; this comes from the coding sequence ATGATAGATGTAAGGAATGTCACAAAATCTTTTGGTGGTATAAAAGCAGTAAACAATATAAACCTTACCCTGCGCAAGGGCGAGATCATTGGCATTGTTGGTCCTGATGGTGCAGGTAAAAGCACCTTGCTCAGGTTGGTTGCCGGGATATTACAGCCTGATAGTGGCAACCTGTATTTTGACGGCAGGCCCTATGACGATGATATCTACTATGTTAAAGAACACATTGGCTACATGCCGCAGCGCTTTGGGCTATACGAAGATTTAACAGTGCTTGAAAACATCACATTTTTTGGGAAGATCTTTGGTATGCGCCAGAAAGAAATTCAAAAAATGTTGCCGGTACTGTGGCGCTTCAGCAACTTAGAACCGTTTAAGGACAGGCTTGCTGGTAAACTTTCTGGTGGCATGAAACAGAAGTTAGGGCTTGCGTGCTGCCTTGTGCACCGGCCGCTTGTGCTTCTGCTTGATGAACCCACTAACGGCGTTGACCCTGTTTCACGTCGAGAATTCTGGCGCATCTTGTACGACCTGTGTGTGGAAGGTGTTACCATTATGGTGAGCACTGCATACTTAGATGAAGCTGAACGCTGCAATAGGGTTGCACTGATGTACAATGGATCTTTTTTTACTGTGGACACACCTGCCACTGTTAAGTCAATGATTGGTAAACCTCTGATTGAAATTCAAAGTAAAAATCCTGTTGGAACCGAAAAGATGTTACGGCAACACCCGCACTATTGCCATGCAGTGCGCAGTGGTAATGCGGTGCGCGTGTTTGTGGACAATGTTCACAGGGCAAAAAAGGAAATCAGCTTGTTGTGTGTTAAACACCGTATTAGTGTTATTTCTATACGTGAAGTTATTCCTTCACTTGAAGATACATTTGTGGAAGCAATAGCAAAGGCACAATAA
- a CDS encoding efflux RND transporter periplasmic adaptor subunit, whose translation MKNKRIIPVIVVLIVVVGVTLYFELVRYMGTNGKHIEGSGVIEVTEIEVASKIAGRIVSLPFDEGEEVKQGDLIVKLAYDELSAQKLSALANLNNAEKNLKRARELFTTGSISQREFDNAVAAYNVAKGNYDYVMATIEQAVLYAPISGVVLSRNLEVGELAFPGTSIMTLADLTKAWIKIFVNEKHIGLVKHGQKAHVFVDSYPDKTFTGKVVAIAQKAEFTPKTIQTKEERVKLVFAVKIAIDNSGKELKPGMPADAVILTGEQ comes from the coding sequence ATGAAAAATAAGCGTATAATTCCTGTTATTGTTGTACTTATTGTTGTAGTTGGTGTAACACTGTATTTTGAGCTTGTGCGCTATATGGGCACAAACGGCAAGCATATTGAAGGCTCCGGTGTCATTGAAGTCACTGAGATTGAGGTTGCATCTAAAATTGCTGGTAGGATTGTTTCCCTGCCCTTTGACGAAGGTGAAGAAGTAAAGCAGGGTGATTTAATTGTAAAATTAGCCTATGACGAACTGTCGGCACAGAAACTGTCTGCACTTGCAAACCTGAACAACGCTGAAAAAAATCTGAAACGAGCACGTGAACTTTTTACTACCGGCTCCATATCGCAGCGTGAGTTTGACAACGCAGTGGCAGCATACAACGTTGCAAAGGGCAATTACGATTATGTTATGGCAACCATTGAGCAAGCAGTGTTATATGCTCCAATCAGCGGTGTGGTGCTTTCACGAAACTTAGAAGTGGGTGAGCTTGCCTTTCCCGGCACATCAATCATGACGCTTGCTGACCTTACCAAAGCATGGATTAAAATCTTCGTTAACGAAAAGCATATTGGACTGGTTAAACACGGACAAAAGGCTCATGTTTTTGTCGATAGTTACCCGGATAAAACTTTTACCGGCAAGGTTGTTGCAATTGCCCAAAAGGCTGAATTTACCCCAAAAACTATTCAAACAAAAGAGGAACGCGTGAAGTTAGTCTTTGCAGTGAAGATTGCCATAGACAACTCCGGAAAAGAATTAAAGCCGGGGATGCCCGCAGATGCAGTAATACTGACAGGTGAACAATGA